A genome region from Vicia villosa cultivar HV-30 ecotype Madison, WI unplaced genomic scaffold, Vvil1.0 ctg.000011F_1_1, whole genome shotgun sequence includes the following:
- the LOC131621787 gene encoding large ribosomal subunit protein uL1-like: MPSISDLFSIVTDRSRYSHHRERWLAGSYGLQELHHTSGSLSFTEASLMVKKIPSTDATGTPNSQNGDSKDKGRKFVETIELQIGLKNYDPQKDKHFSGSVKLPHIPRPKMKICMLGDAQHVEEAEKIGLESMDVEALKKLNKNKKLVKKLAKKHHAFLASESVIKQIPRLLGPGLNKAGMFLSPGLGFWIF; encoded by the exons ATGCCTTCAATTTCGGATCTGTTTTCTATAGTAACAG ACCGCTCTCGTTATTCACATCACAGAGAAAGATGGCTTGCCGGCAGTTATGGGCTTCAAGAGCTGCATCATACCTCAGGATCTCTGTCTTTCACAGAAGCTTCTCTTATG GTTAAAAAGATCCCTTCGACCGATGCTACCGGTACACCGAACTCGCAGAATGGTGATTCCAAGGACAAAGGAAGGAAGTTTGTTGAAACTATTGAGCTTCAAATTGGCCTCAAGAACTACGATCCACAAAAGGATAAACATTTCAGCGGCTCCGTCAAGTTGCCTCACATCCCTCGCCCTAAGATGAAGATTTGTATGCTTGGAGATGCCCAACACGTTGAAGAG GCAGAGAAAATTGGTTTGGAGTCAATGGATGTTGAAGCTTTGAAGAAGCTCAACAAGAATAAGAAGTTGGTGAAGAAACTTGCCAAGAAGCACCATGCCTTCTTAGCTTCTGAGTCTGTCATTAAACAGATTCCCCGTCTCTTGGGTCCTGGTCTCAACAAAGCAGGCATGTTTTTATCCCCTGGCTTAGGATTTTGGATATTTTGA